AGTTAATTTACGTTGTGTAGACTAATTTTAAAGCGTGTACTTTGTCCAATTTGAATGAATTCGTGTTTTGTTACCTACTTCCTCTTTTGAAATGAGATGGACAGGAGCTGATTATTACCGCCACCTCAAATGTCTAGTGTTTGAGCTCATGTTCcccttatagaatattagctcaacagtattgtggagctgctgcacctaaatataaacagtaccggcacctatttcagtccaagtcaagcactgaattAAATAATTGAACAAAATAAATATAATATTTATTTTTGAGAGTAAAGAAAGTGCCTGAACTGTCAAGACAACTTTTTTTCTGTTACTCGTTGTTACTACAGGACGACTAGAATTAAGTCTGAGGCCGGTAACATCAATagtgaggacaaacccagcctgcctctctccttctacaCTGAGTCCAAACccacagtcactgggtcctgattgtgacagtggagcccagtttgcactgcaggatccagagatgacatcagtgaagctggaagactgcagtcaaacactggagctgaatgtcaacaataaagatgaagaagaggaggagaagattgggaAATCTGTTAATCATGGTAAGAGCAGGTTCTATCTAAGTTTGTGTTATTCATTCCAACTTCCCACTGTGCAGGAAAAGTTGCTGTGGAACTATTTCAATGAGAAGGTAGATGTTATTTCATGCTACTGACACTTGCATGGTTTGACACCAGTATTTCCagcatttgttttattcactgggcTGTCTGGAGGATCAGAGTGGAGACTAAAGAATTGAAGTAAAAAAACTGCCAGTGTTTTAAAGTTCTATGAAAttagtctgtgtagttactaacccttgttgTGAGTAGATGATGAAATTAGTCTGGTAGGtaatagtgagtggaggatgatatgaaatagtctgtgtagttactaacccttgtgatagtgagtggaggatgatatgaaatgagtctgtgtgattactaacccttgtgatagtgattggaggatgatatgaaatgagtctgtgtagttactaacccttgtgatagtgagtggaggatgatatgaaatgagtctgtgtagttactaaaaTGTAAACATTTGGTAGAAAGAAAACAAGACTCTCGGTCGACcaggaattttaaaaaatgttgggACAGCCCTAATAGCTTTATTTCCTGTATTGTACAGCCTACTGATATGAAGTCATATGTATATCACACCAACTGACTGGTTCTTCtgatgttgttcacacaggagaccatgttgagacattctctacatctagagagcaacagcaggaagATCAGAGAGCTAAGAGGTCTCACCACTGCCCCACATTGTGAGGAGATTTTCCCAATTCTATCAAAGCTAAAAAATACctaaaaatacacacaggagagaatccgtatccctgtactgactgtgggaagagattcacaACATCAGGGGAATCTGacagttcatcagagagtgcacactgagagaagccttactcctgcccTGACTGTGGAAAGATTTTTCTTGACTGGGCCACTTAAAAGACATGAACATATACATACAGGagtgaagccttactcctgctctgactgtgttaAATGCTACACAACATCAGCTGAGCTAAAACTTCATCAGAGAgtgcacactggagagaagccttactcctgctctgactgtggaaagagtttctctcgACAGGGTTTTTTAAAAGCACATGAACATATACATACAGGAGTGAAGcctactcctgctctgactgtgggaagattTTCTCTCAACTGGGCAACTTAAAAacacatgaacgtatacatacaggagtgaagccttacgccctgctctgactgtgtcaaatgcttcacaacatcaactgagctaaaagtccatcagagaacacacacaggcgagaagccttactcctgctctgactgtggaaagagtatctctactgtgcaacttaaaaacacatgaacgtatacatacaggaaTGAAGCCTACCCTGTTCTGACTGTGTaaaatgcttcacaacatcaGCTGAGCTAAAAGTccatcagagaacacacaggcGAGAAGCCTTACtcttgctctgactgtggaa
This genomic stretch from Oncorhynchus gorbuscha isolate QuinsamMale2020 ecotype Even-year unplaced genomic scaffold, OgorEven_v1.0 Un_scaffold_6641, whole genome shotgun sequence harbors:
- the LOC124029510 gene encoding uncharacterized protein LOC124029510 codes for the protein MTSVKLEDCSQTLELNVNIKDEEEEEKIGGSVSYGMRPVTSTVRTNPACLSSTLSPNLQSLGPDCDTGGQFLQQDPEMTSVKLEDCSQTLELNVNIKDEEEEEKIGKSVSHGRLELSLRPVTSIVRTNPACLSPSTLSPNPQSLGPDCDSGAQFALQDPEMTSVKLEDCSQTLELNVNNKDEEEEEKIGKSVNHGDHVETFSTSREQQQEDQRAKRSHHCPT